ACAATAATTTAGAGCAGTATACGTAGTAGCTGACAGCAGTTAATGCCGTGGCGCCAAGTGTGAGTGGTAGTACAAGGCAAGAAAAAAAAACAGTAGGTAATGGCGATCATGGAGCCGTCGACATGATAATGTATGCAAGATTCTGGACCAGCTAATGAGCCTACAGATCAGAAATACGCAGCAGCAAATTAATGAGGTagctagcagcagcagcaggttgGTAAGTCCATCACATGCTCGGTTGGTGCCTTTGTCTGTCTATCTGAATAATCTGATCATGGTGGATGTTCCACAGCCCTACAGCCTAGTACTTCAATCAAGCTAACCTAGCTACGAGTGAATTCTTGTCTCTTTAAGCTATCTTAAACACGTAAGTCGACATGGATCTGAGCGCTGCACTGACAGTGAAGGTTCTCACGCATGAAACCAAAACTTGACAGCTGGTCGGATAGCAAACGATAACATATTCTGGAGTTGTTTTGCTCTCCAAAGATGGGTGAACAGTGACTTCGATCGGGACAAGCCAGTACCCTCATGCCTGCTACGTAGTACTATTAAACTTTTCACGGTTGCACCCGATTCAGTCCAAGAAGAAATGACCCATGGGCTCCCATGTCAGCACACTAACAAAATAATCCAAAACGCCTTGTTGCAATACTTTTATCAGGTGATTATGCCAATATCGATACGTGGTATGGCATGAATTATCTGCAAGGCATCTAAGAGCTGGCACCCAATAATGAAAAGAATGATGGGCCAGAGCAAAGCAAAATGTTCCCTAGGGTGCAAAGACGGGGAATTCTCTTCTAGTTTTCTACGACGAGAAGTGCACAAAATAGATTCGGGTCACTTAACCTGAGGTTCTAAGATGGGGGTATGGCATGAATTATCTGCAAGGCATCTAAGATGTGCTACCTTGCTTCCCCCTATAGAAGAGTAATTGCTCAAATGGTCAAGTATCAAGGTTTAAGCGTTGCGCTTTTATGTTGCACCTTTGTATAGTATATAAACATTGTTCACATGAGCCTATAAATTCACCAAAACCCAAGGTTTGAAAATCCTGTAGATACATAGGGAGGCATGGATTGGACAAAGGATTAACATGGTGGTGTACTTGAGCCGTTCGCTTCAATTTGAAATCTAGGAGAATCCGGTCATTTCCCGGTTCTCAGTTCTCACTTTGGCGAAAACATATTTTCGAAAACGTCACAAGACACGTTTTTAATTATAGGAAAGGCTGCACGTGACACATTTGAACCACAAGGACAAAACAACTTATTTAGCATCCGTTTGGTATTGGCAAGTTTTTTTGTGGGTTTTGTCATTGGCAAGTTGCCTAAAATTGTAACACAAGTTAACCATTTTTCGAAGAATGCGACTTGAGGCAAGACAGGGACGCCGAGATGAATGACAGCTAGTcgcggggggagggggggcaCCAGCGAGGCCGAGTCGGGACAGACCTGTAGCCTACGACAACGCGGCAGTGGCGGCGTCCCTTATGGCGAGGGAGGGGGGTTGAAGGGTGGGGCTCATCGAAGCTGGAGAAAACATCGGGGTTAGAGGGGTCTGGGAGGCGGCAGGAGACCAGCAGAGTGGTAGCTTGAGAAGGGTGGGCCGATGAGACGGGCACGCCAACGCTATAGCTTGAGGAGGGTGGGGCTATGAGACGCGCACGGCAACGCCGCCAAGCTGTGGCAGACAGCCGGACCGGTGGAGGAAAAAAGCTAGGGCAAAACGGTTATCTAAGAAAGAAAACGCATCTTGGCCGTTGAATTTCAATCCAAGAGCCGGAAAGATCGAACGACTCTAAATTTTGTTAAGGCAACTTACAAATAGGCTATCGCTATTTAGCAAGTAAATGGAAAGAATGTACGCATACAGCAAGTGTATAGCGTGTACTGTAACCATGGCACCTACCTGGTCCTAGCTGCCCTCCGGCCAGCGCTGAACCGGCAGGTGAACACCGGCTGCCGCTGCCCGCCTCCGGTGCTTCCACCAGGCACCTGGTAGACGACGGGGCCGCACTCCGGCTCGCCCCCGAACTGGAAGACGTACCGCGGGTCGGGCTCAGCCCGCACGAGCATGTGGATCTGCGCGCGCGCGGCCGACGACGCCGGCTTCCCCACGTCCACCCACCCGTCGCGCGCCACGACGGTCTCCCCAGCCGCGGCGCGCGCGACGTCGACGGCCACGCGCACCTTCCCCAGGGCGCGGCTGGCGCCCACGCCACAGCCGGTGCTCGTGCTCCCCTTGGACTGGCCCGCGTGCACGGTCACGACGAGCTCGACGGGGCGGCCCGAGAGCTTCTGCACGGCAGCGGCGTCGAGGCTGAGCACGACGGGGTCGCCGCCGCTGGCCCCGCCAGGGAGGCAGGCGGACGCGAGGGGCAGCGGCGCCGTGCGGGAGAGGGAGGAAGGGTGGTCCTGGAGGTGGAGCGTGCAGAAGCAGGGGGAGGTGGAGGGGTGCACGCCGGCGGCGCCGGAGCTGGGGCGCGGCACGGCGGGGAGCTTGAGGAGGAGCTGGTCCACGGTGAGGCGGACGAAGGCGCAGGGGTCCATTGGCGCGCTCTCGGGCTCGGTCGATCGGCGCGGACAAGTGTTACAGTGCTGTTGGCTTTGCACCCGCTGTGCGGGCGGGTTATATGTAGACGCCGGGCGCGGGTGCGGCGGGATCCTGGCTGGGGGGTTTGGGTCCGTCTGCGTCTGCGTGGCCTGTGGATGTGGATGTAGCTCGATCGATTAGATGGA
The Aegilops tauschii subsp. strangulata cultivar AL8/78 chromosome 3, Aet v6.0, whole genome shotgun sequence genome window above contains:
- the LOC109762553 gene encoding uncharacterized protein isoform X1 is translated as MDPCAFVRLTVDQLLLKLPAVPRPSSGAAGVHPSTSPCFCTLHLQDHPSSLSRTAPLPLASACLPGGASGGDPVVLSLDAAAVQKLSGRPVELVVTVHAGQSKGSTSTGCGVGASRALGKVRVAVDVARAAAGETVVARDGWVDVGKPASSAARAQIHMLVRAEPDPRYVFQFGGEPECGPVVYQVPGGSTGGGQRQPVFTCRFSAGRRAARTSFDEPHPSTPLPRHKGRRHCRVVVGYRSLTSESSMTRSPSRRLRSWLSTLHGDGDKRAQRDQRKGWMVTIHDLSGSPVAAASMVTPFVPSPGSGRVSRANPGAWLILQPTGAGASSWKPWARLEAWRERGPVDALGYRLELVFDSGPVECAVPIAQSSISAKRGGQFVIDPATFPEASAGAAWPFAGGFVMGSTVEGEGKASRPTVQVGVQHVACMGDVAVFIALSAAVDLCMDACKLFSHKLRKELCQDQDD